The Sandaracinus amylolyticus genomic interval CGAGCTCGGTGCCCATCTCCATCGTGACGCTCGGCTGCGCGCGCCGGCGATAACGAACGCGACAGGGCTCCTTCGGCCCGATCACCAGCCCCTGGAAGCTGGGCGCGATCGCGTCCCCGCACAGGCCGAATTCGAACTGTCCGAGCAAGAGCGCGAGAATCGCCTTGATCTGCAGGATCGCGAACGCGTTCCCCAGGCACTTGTGGCGCCCGCCGCCGAACGCGATGTACGCGAAGTCCTTCTTGTCCTCTTCGCGCCCCGGCAGATAGCGATCGGGATCGAACGCGTCGGGATCGCGGAACACGGTCGGAATGCGGTGCGAGACCGTCGGCGACACGACGATCCACGTGCCCTTCGGGATGAAGAACTGCTTGTACGTGAAGTCCTGCTTCACGACGCGCACGAGCATGAAGAGCGGCGGATGCAGCCGCAGCGCTTCCTTCACCGCGTTCTCGATCGTCGTCAGCTCGCGCAGCGCGGCGTGGCTGACCGGGCGCCCGCCGCCGAACACCCGATCGACCTCCTCGACACAGCGCTGGAGCTGCGTCGGATTCTGCAGCAGCTCGAGCAGCGTCCACGCGGTCGTGACCGAGCTCGTGTGGTGCCCCGCGAAGATCCCCGCGAGGAGCAGCCCGGTGATCTCGTGCTCGCTGAGCGGCCGACCGTCGGCGTAATTCGACTCCATCAGCGTCTGGAGGAAGTCCTCCCCAGTGCGCTGATGCGCGCGGCGATCGCGGACGATGCCCGTGATCATCTCGACCATCCGCACGCGCGCTTTGTCGCGCTTGCGGAAGGCGGGCACCGGCAGGTGAGGATCGATGTACGCGAGCGGCGTCACGCCTCCTTCGAGGTCGTGATAGACGCGCGCGAACTCCTCGCTCATGCCCTCGCGGAACTCTTTGCCGAGGAGACAGCGGCTCGACGTGAAATTCGTGAGCACGCGACAGAACTCGACGAAGTCGACGACTCCGCTCGTGCCCCACTCGCGCGTGCTCGCCGCGGTCTCGTGCACCACGGCCTCGCCGTAGGTGCGCATGCGACGATCCTTCAGCGCGGGCAGCAGCATCTTCAGCTGCTCCGCCATCTTCTCCGGCGTGGCGTCGTAGACGACGTCCTTGCCGAAGACGGGCGTCATGATCTTGTACGCCTCGGTCGGGCTCAGCACCGCGTCGGGCGCGCGGAACACGGCCTCGTGCGCCTCGGGCCCGAACATCGCGACCATCTCGCGGTTGAACACGCTGAACGCGGCGACCTCGCCGAGCTCGCGGTTCGCCCTGAAGAGCAGCTCGATCGTGGCGCGCACGAATTCGACGCTGTGCCCCACCACCGGCAGCCCGCCCGACAGGCGCGGTGCCGGAAGGAGCCCACTCGGAGCCTCGTCGCGACGGCGCGTCGCGCGACGGACGGTCTCGTCCACCAGACTGCGGAGCTGCATGGGTCCCATCACCGTCCGTTCGCGATCGACGAAGCCGATCCGCTCGCGCGGCGCGCCGTCGCGCCGTCGTCGTAGAGCCGCGCGTACCGAGCGCGCAGCGCGTCGTCGTCGGCGACGAAGCGCACGCACTCCGCGATGATCGACTCCACCTCTTCGCGCGAGATCTTCACCGCCTGACCGGGGACGAACATCGCGTCGTTGCCGCGCCCGACGACGAGCGTCCGCGCCGCCATCCAGAGCGGCAGGAGGCAGAAGAGTCGGATTCCGGTGTGCTGCGGCGGAATCGAGAGCGCATATCGCAGCGCGCCATCGAGCTGGCGGCGCGCCACGTCGAAGAGCGGCGCGACCGCCGCGTGCGCCTTCGCGCGCACCGCGTCGTCGCAGAGATTCGAGATCGTGATGCCCTGCGCCGCGACCGCGGTGCGCGGGACGAAGCTCCACGCGCGCTCGCGATCGTCGGTCACGTCCTTGAGGATGTTCACGAGCTGCAGGCCGGACGCGAACGCCTCCGCGTCCTCGCGCAGCTTCAGCTCGAGCGCCGCGTCACCGCCGATCTCGGCGACGAACAGGTCGGTCAGCAGATGTCCGACCGTGCCCGCGACGTAATAACAATAGCGCTCGAGATCGCTCGTCGTGTGCAGCGCGATGAATCCGTCGTCGCCCTTGCGACGGTGCGAATAGAGATTCATCCCGCGCGCCATCTCGCTGACCCAGCGGATGCACGCGTCCTTCGTCGCGTCGCTCTGCGCGGCGAACACGCGCATCACCACGCGCGAGCG includes:
- a CDS encoding cytochrome P450, with protein sequence MQLRSLVDETVRRATRRRDEAPSGLLPAPRLSGGLPVVGHSVEFVRATIELLFRANRELGEVAAFSVFNREMVAMFGPEAHEAVFRAPDAVLSPTEAYKIMTPVFGKDVVYDATPEKMAEQLKMLLPALKDRRMRTYGEAVVHETAASTREWGTSGVVDFVEFCRVLTNFTSSRCLLGKEFREGMSEEFARVYHDLEGGVTPLAYIDPHLPVPAFRKRDKARVRMVEMITGIVRDRRAHQRTGEDFLQTLMESNYADGRPLSEHEITGLLLAGIFAGHHTSSVTTAWTLLELLQNPTQLQRCVEEVDRVFGGGRPVSHAALRELTTIENAVKEALRLHPPLFMLVRVVKQDFTYKQFFIPKGTWIVVSPTVSHRIPTVFRDPDAFDPDRYLPGREEDKKDFAYIAFGGGRHKCLGNAFAILQIKAILALLLGQFEFGLCGDAIAPSFQGLVIGPKEPCRVRYRRRAQPSVTMEMGTELAAAAKDAIAHELNGAKEVPQAVQQAAAAAGCPAHAHVAATPSTSAGSSLRVKVDRDLCQGHAVCATEAPEVFAVSPKDHKVMLKVARPPAELHDKVRKAAQYCPNHVIRIEETD